In a genomic window of Platichthys flesus chromosome 24, fPlaFle2.1, whole genome shotgun sequence:
- the fgb gene encoding fibrinogen beta chain: MKTLLLLCLCLGVNRAQDDLDFDEYDLEATISPAANGTGVDARGHRPLTKGRDVYTSSRYVPPPISGGGRYRGRPTPAPVGRAQLQEKEAQPEAGGCIHAADDMGVLCPTGCELKTTLLKQERNVKMSINELKPLVDELSRSSNTIYNYVTSMSTSLRERQRVVNDNSRVVGEFTDRVEDQHAYIKETVDTVFPSNIRVLQGVLDKVRLKIQKLEKAIQTQRELCVEPCKTKCPIPVVSGKECEDIFRRGGRDSQMYLIQPDAFFPPYKVFCDQTTQKGGWLLIQSRLDGSVDFGRRWDEYRRGFGNTAFDVGKGHCQTPGEFWLGNDRISQLTKTGPTEVLIEMQDWTGDKVHAQYRQFTIQSETSNYVMAVDGYSGNAGNCFLEGSLQLFGENRTMTIHNGMMFSTYDRDNDNWIPGDPSKQCSREDGGGWWYNRCHSANPNGRYYIGGAYTKEMAKHGTDDGMVWMNWKGSWYSLKTISMKIRPYFASS, encoded by the exons ATgaagacgctgctgctgctgtgcctgTGCCTGGGCGTGAACCGGGCTCAGGACGACCTGGACTTTGACGAGTACGACTTG GAAGCCACCATCTCACCGGCGGCGAACGGAACC GGAGTAGACGCTCGAGGTCACCGCCCACTCACGAAGGGGAGGGATGTGTACACCAGCAGCCGATATGTCCCGCCCCCTATCAGCGGCGGCGGCAG GTACCGCGGCCGCCCGACGCCTGCTCCCGTGGGACGGgcccagctgcaggagaaggaggcgCAGCCGGAAGCCGGAGGATGTATCCACGCTGCGGATGATATG GGGGTTTTGTGTCCCACCGGCTGCGAACTGAAGACGACGCTGCTGAAGCAAGAGAGAAACGTCAAGATG AGCATCAACGAGCTGAAGCCTCTCGTGGACGAGTTGTCCAGATCGTCCAACACCATCTACAACTACGTCACCAGCATGTCCACGTCtctgagggagagacagagagtcgTGAACG ACAACAGCCGGGTGGTGGGGGAGTTCACGGATCGAGTGGAGGACCAACACGCCTACATCAAGGAGACGGTGGACACGGTGTTTCCGTCCAACATCCGAGTCCTGCAG GGCGTCCTCGACAAGGTGCGGCTGAAAATCCAGAAGCTGGAAAAAGCCATCCAGACCCAGAGGGAGTTGTGTGTAGAGCCCTGCAAGACCAAGTGTCCCATACCTGTGGTGTCTG GTAAAGAGTGTGAGGACATCTTCCGTCGTGGAGGACGAGACTCTCAGATGTACCTGATCCAGCCCGACGCCTTCTTCCCCCCCTACAAGGTCTTCTGTGACCAGACGACACAGAAAGGAG GATGGCTCCTCATCCAGAGCCGGCTCGACGGCAGCGTGGACTTCGGCCGGCGCTGGGACGAATATCGCCGCGGGTTCGGAAACACCGCGTTCGATGTCGGGAAAGGTCACTGCCAGACGCCGG GTGAATTCTGGCTCGGAAACGACCGCATCAGTCAGCTGACCAAGACCGGCCCCACTGAGGTCCTCATCGAGATGCAGGACTGGACGGGAGACAAG GTCCACGCCCAGTACCGCCAGTTCACCATCCAATCAGAGACCTCCAACTACGTGATGGCAGTTGATGGTTACTCTGGAAACGCCGGCAACTGTTTCCTGGAGGGTTCCCTGCAGCTGTTTGGTGAAAACCGCACAATGACCATACACAACGGGATGATGTTCAGCACGTACGACCGAGACAACGACAACTG GATTCCCGGGGATCCGTCCAAGCAGTGCTCGAGGGAGGACGGAGGCGGATGGTGGTACAACCGCTGCCACTCGGCCAATCCCAACGGCCGATACTACATAGGTGGAGCCTACACGAAGGAAATGGCCAAGCACGGCACAGACGATGGGATGGTGTGGATGAACTGGAAGGGGAGCTGGTATTCACTGAAGACCATCAGCATGAAGATCCGGCCCTACTTCGCCTCCAGTTAA
- the LOC133950145 gene encoding ladderlectin-like: MKVLSVCLTLCHLLTPTRSVPLNSSSPALKSPGLCEYERMQCSGLLGSFCPQCDANGNFLPQQCWGSTGFCWCVNVFTGVEVPGTQTGPGVDPADCGSGFSCPPGWSHYTGWNPVTERCFKFIDTSKMWVEAEIYCQFEGANLASIHSPEENTFVMSLTRGHTHHFPPTWIGGVAPVLPGHWLWVDGSKFEYENWFNHHDNNNPNQTCLKMNYGYDFKWISNSCSASYPFVCSKSV; encoded by the exons ATGAaggtgctcagtgtgtgtctcaccctctgtcaCCTTTTGACCCCGACTCGCTCCGTCCCGCTCAACTCCAGCTCCCCGGCGCTCAAGTCCCCGGGCCTCTGTGAGTACGAGAGGATGCAGTGCTCCGGCCTCCTGGGCTCCTTCTGCCCCCAGTGCGACGCCAATGGGAACTTCCTCCCACAGCAGTGCTGGGGCTCCACTGGGTTCTGCTGGTGTGTGAACGTCTTCACCGGGGTGGAGGTACCGGGCACCCAGACGGGCCCGGGGGTGGACCCTGCAGACTGTG GCTCCGGGTTCTCCTGCCCCCCCGGCTGGAGCCACTACACCGGCTGGAACCCCGTCACAGAGCGGTGTTTCAAATTCATCGACACCTCGAAGATGTGGGTTGAAGCTgag ATCTACTGTCAGTTTGAAGGAGCCAACCTGGCGTCCATCCACAGCCCCGAGGAGAACACCTTCGTCATGTCTCTGACCCGAGGACACACCCACCACTTCCCCCCCACCTGGATCGGGGGCGTGGCTCCCGTACTG CCCGGTCACTGGTTGTGGGTTGACGGCTCCAAGTTTGAGTACGAGAACTGGTTCAACCACCACGACAACAATAACCCCAACCAGACCTGCCTGAAGATGAACTACGGAT aCGACTTCAAGTGGATCTCCAACTCGTGCTCAGCTTCTTACCCGTTTGTTTGTTCCAAGTCAGTCTGA